A window of Deltaproteobacteria bacterium contains these coding sequences:
- a CDS encoding glycosyltransferase family 2 protein, translating into MPPTGSPSSLTATAPRISVVMPVYNAERLLGECLAAVNASTYREYEIVVVDDSSTDRSREIAAGHGARVVPSGGRLGPGRARNKGVEQSRGDIVFFIDSDVVVRPDTLARLVAAFDRDAGLSGLMAVQSPTMRFRNLCSVYKNLWMHYTYVRRAGEDVPLFYTTAAAIRRDVFIASGGFDANYADPNIEDTDYGQKLARLGYRVQVFPDLEVEHVKGYDLAGLLRVDFLRSMSLARLKLRKSADGIGTNDTSVPTGYIVSVPLAGLAVLLLLVGMALGNRTLLVANFLALMTILVLNITFLRLIRAHGGVRTWGLSCGLLIIELLAAGAGSAVGIATYLGGKKY; encoded by the coding sequence ATGCCCCCCACTGGTTCCCCCTCCAGCCTCACGGCGACGGCGCCGCGCATCTCGGTCGTGATGCCGGTCTACAACGCCGAGCGCTTGCTCGGAGAATGTCTCGCGGCGGTGAACGCGAGCACGTATCGCGAGTACGAGATCGTCGTCGTCGACGACAGCTCGACCGATCGCTCGCGCGAGATCGCGGCCGGACACGGCGCCCGCGTCGTCCCGAGCGGCGGCCGGCTCGGTCCGGGGCGCGCCCGCAACAAGGGCGTCGAGCAGTCGCGCGGCGACATCGTCTTCTTCATCGACTCGGACGTCGTCGTCAGGCCCGACACGCTGGCGCGCCTCGTCGCTGCCTTCGACCGCGACGCGGGTCTTTCGGGCCTGATGGCGGTGCAGTCGCCGACGATGCGGTTCCGGAATCTCTGCAGCGTCTACAAGAACCTCTGGATGCACTACACGTACGTGCGGCGGGCGGGTGAAGACGTGCCGCTCTTCTACACGACCGCGGCCGCCATCCGGCGCGACGTCTTCATCGCCTCCGGCGGATTCGACGCCAACTACGCCGATCCCAACATCGAGGACACCGACTACGGTCAGAAGCTCGCGCGCCTGGGCTATCGGGTCCAGGTTTTTCCCGATCTCGAGGTCGAGCACGTGAAGGGCTACGACCTCGCGGGTCTCCTGCGAGTCGACTTCCTACGCTCTATGTCGCTTGCGCGCCTGAAGCTTCGCAAAAGCGCCGACGGAATCGGGACCAATGATACGTCGGTGCCGACGGGGTACATCGTGAGCGTGCCGCTCGCGGGCCTCGCAGTCCTGCTCTTGCTGGTCGGCATGGCGCTCGGCAACCGGACGCTGCTGGTCGCGAATTTTCTCGCCCTGATGACCATTCTCGTGCTAAACATCACGTTTCTCAGGCTCATTCGCGCGCACGGCGGGGTGCGTACGTGGGGGCTGAGCTGCGGCCTGCTCATCATCGAGCTTCTCGCCGCCGGCGCGGGCAGCGCCGTCGGCATCGCAACCTATCTCGGCGGTAAGAAGTACTAG